The Bacillus sp. NEB1478 genome contains the following window.
ACTGCCTGGGTTGCAATTAACGCTCCCACAATATACCTTTGAAGAATCTTTTACAATTTATGGTTCAAAACGAACAGCAAAAATATACACAATGGGCGGTGCACATTCTTATTGTGATTCTTTTCTGTATATACCTGAAGATCGTGTTATTTTTACGGGTGATTTATTAGTGATTGATACACATCCTGCTCTTTTCGAAGAATCGGACGTTGACAACTGGCTGCGGATATTAAATCAATTTGATACGTGGGATATTGATGCAGCGATACCTGGTCATGGTCCTGTCGGCTCAAAATCAGATTTTCATCTAATCAGTCAATACTTAGAAGACATTCGCGAAATCGCTGGAAATACTGAATCTATTGAAAGCATCGAAATTCCTCTTGCATATCGTCATTGGTCGTTTTCTAGTTTATTTAGAAACAACGTGCAAAATCTTAAAAAATTAATAAAAACAAACTAACATCGAGGAATCAGATTTGTTTTTATAAAATTGAATATAAATAGAAAAGGTTGACTCTAAAGACAGCATAATTGCGCGATTTAGAGTCATCCTTTTTTGTTAGGAAATAAACATTGATTTTTCAGTAACAAAAATTAAAAAGACGAGTTACTCCAGAGTGAAATGGAGTAACTCGTCAAAGCAATTTCCTCAAAACAATAGTGGGGAATAAATTGTTAGGGGTCAGTCCCCCTTTGAATTTAATGCTCTTTGAGCCAATGCGCTGATGACCATGTCATCCATCGGTGGATTGTGAAGGCCTGCTCTCACGTCTCGAAAGTGTCTCTGCAATGGACTAGACATCGCTAAGCTTCTCGCTCCGACAATACGCATCGCCAGATCTACTACTTTTGCCGCACTGTTTGTAGCTACATGTTTTACGGCCATAAGAGATGGCCCCATTTCCATTCGCGTTTCCGGTTCGTTCACCCATTTGGCAGCCACAGAATACATCAACTCTCGTGCCTTAAACAACTCTAGCTCCATCTCGCCAATTTTGCGCTGTACTTCAGGAACTTCACCTATTGGACCTGGTAAACTATTTGGTTTGTACGTTTTCGCGAAATGAACGGCTTCATTTCTGGCAGCAATTGCAATTCCTAGGTAGCATGCCGGAATATGGAGCAGCCATGCTTTAGGCAGTCCTGATATTCCTCGTTCTTCCTCTACGAGCGCTTCTTTTCTCACCCTTACATTTTCCAACACAAGATCATCACTCCGCGTACCTCGCATCGCGACCGTATCCCACGTTTCTTCAATTTTAATACCGGTTTGTTTCATATCAATTAAGAAATTCCCTTTTTTACCTGAATTACCGATTTGAGCAGAAACGATGGCATAATCCAATGCTGGTGCCATTGATGTAAATGTCTTTGTTCCATTGATGATCCAGTCTGCTCCATCTTCTGTTGCTTTTGTTTGCGGCATCCCTCCGCGAGTTGGACTGCCTGTAGCAGGTTCTGTTGCAGCACGGTTTAGAAGTGCTTGATTCTGAACCACCTTTTCACATAAAGAACGAAAAGCCTTTTCATCCCAAGTTCGTTCTTCCGCCAACTCCAAAAGCCCTCCAAGGTGCCATCCCAAACATAATGCTGTTGCTGCATCACCTTGAGCAATCCTTTCCTGGAGAAGGACAAATTCATACAAATTCAATCCCTCCCCGCCATACTCTTTAGGAATCGTCAGCGAGACATAACCTACTTGTTTTAGTTCGTCCACATTCTTAAACGGAAAGCTGCCTTCCCTGTCATATTGATCTGCGCGTTCTGAAAATTGTTGCGCTAGTTTATCAATCTTTTCAAACCAATCTCTTTGCATTTTTGTTTTTATATACATCTCATATAAATAAGTCATGTTAAGAAAATCCCTCCATAAAAAAACAGATCAGAATAATATGTTTTAAAGTATAGTGTATGTCCTTTTCTTTCAAAACGGCAAGGTATATGACCTATGCTTTTCACCTTATTTTCCCCTTTGACTTCTTCCTGACACAATTTTTTTTACACAAACGGCAAAGTAATCCATAAAAAATATATCTCGCCTCCTCTTTTTCATGAAAATTAAATTTCTTAAAAATTATTTTCATTTTCCTCTTCTTGACATTGGGCTGACATCTTTGTTGGTTAAATTAAATGTACAAGGTTCAAACAGACAAGAACCTTCTATACAAACAATCTAGGAGGAAACATTTTTATGAAAAGATCAGTTATAGGCTTTACGATTGCAGGGGCATTATTAGTCGGAGGTTATGCAACTACTTCCCTGGCAGCAACCAATGATACTGCGAGCAAGTCATCTGCTGAAAAACCAAAATGGGAAATGAAAGGAAAAGGACCTGGACACCATGGTGGCTTTTTCCGCGGAAATTCAGATGAACTGCTGAAACAAGCAAAAAGTTTAGGCATCAGCACAAGCGGCAAAGACGCAGAAACATTGATGAAAGAAATGCGTGATGCACAAATCAAAAAAGAAGCGAAAGAATTAGGCATCAAAACTTCTGGCAAGACAATCGATAAGTTAGCTGAAGAAGTCCTGCTCGTACAGCTGCAGAAAAAAGCGAAAGCACTTGGCATCTCTACAACGAATAAGGATACTCAAACGCTTCATGATGACATCCACCTAGCCCAACTTAAGAAAGAAGCGAAAGCACTTGGCGTTACTACAGATGGCAAAGATGCTCAAACATTAAGACAAGATATTCAGACCGCTTCCCTTAACAAAAAAGCAAAAGAATTAGGTGTAAAAACAGATGGAAAAGATCTTCAAACCTTACAGCAAGAAGTGTTCACAGCATCCATAACGAAAGAAGCGAAAAAACTAAACATTACAGTAGACGGAAAAGACATTAGAGAAGTAGCGCAAGAAGTGATGAAGGCTAAAGTTAAAGCAGAAGCAAAAAAATTGAACATCACGATTGATGGAAAAATGATTCCTGAAATCGCACAAGAAGTTCAAGAGAAAAAAGTGAAGAATCTAGCAAAAGAACTAGGAATCTCAACTACAGACAAAACAAACCGCGAGTTGATAGAAGCGATTGAAAACAAAAATCCAGACAAATTGAAAGAACTTCAGGGTGACGACACTTTCATCGGATTTGGAGGCAAAGGCGGATTTGGACAAGGTGGTCGTCATGGTGGAGGAATGCATCATGGTGGCGGAAAATTTGACGGGAATGGTCCGATGAATGGTGATCGTCCAATGAATGGAGAAAATCCCTCCGCTAGCGGAAGCGAAATGTAATTTAACGGTTTATCTCCGGTCTATTTTGCCGGAGATTTTTCTTGTATCATTAGAATATCAGAGAAACGGAGGGGCGGAACTTGAAGAAAATAATGGTAGTGGAAGATGAAGAAACGATATCAAGGGTATTATCGGTTTATCTCAAACATGAGGGGCATGAAGTATTGCAGGCATTTGATGGTGAAAGTGCTTTAATGATGTTCAACGATCTTGCACCGCATCTTGTTTTACTTGATGTGATGCTTCCAGACAGAGACGGCTGGAGTGTCCTTCAAGAGATTCGCCAGATCAGTTCTTGCCCTGTCATCATGCTTACTGCTCTAGGGGACATCGATTACCGCTTGAAGGGATTAAATCAAGGAGCTGATGATTATATAACTAAGCCTTTTATTGGTGAAGAAGTGGTCGCGCGAATCAATGCGGTACTGCGGCGCTCTGCTCATGTACTCGAAACTGAAAATACGAAACAATATGGAAGTCTTAGCATTCATTTAGATTCACATGCTGTTAAAATAAACGGAGAAACGGTCGTTTTAACACCTAAAGACCTCTCCCTGCTCATTTTTTTAGCAACGAGACCAAACCGTACGTTCACACGGGATAATTTAATCGAAAATGTATGGGGATTGGATTATGACGGAAGTGATCGAGCTGTCGATTTGGCAATAAAACGAATACGGCAGGCACTCGCCAGCTGGCCAGTTTCACAAGGTGAAATCCGTACACTTCGAGGATTGGGGTATCAGTTCGGTGTTTATGAAAAATAAGAAGCGAACAACTCTTTTAAGATATTGGACAACGAGATATCTTATAACCTTATTCGCAGGATTGTTTATATTAGCTGCAGGCTCATTATGGTGGATCAGACATACAACTCTGGAAAACCGTTTGAATATTATGGAATACTTGGCCGTTGAAACAGCAGATCGAATCGCCCATTCTGACCGAAATGATGATTTCGGCATGTTTAACCGAAGGCTTGAAGAACGAGCGAGTGTCCTTCAAATGGAAAAACAACCTGAGCTTTTTATAACTGATCTTGAAGGAAATGTTCTGAATAAGCGTCCACCAAGAAAAGGACGGTTGCCTGATAACGAGCCCTTTCACGAACTGCAGGTAATCCCATCAGGCATACTTAAAAATGACAAATCCGTACAAAAAATAGAGATGGCTGGGGCTAGTATTTATTCTGTTAAAAAACCTGTAATCTACGATAACAATCAAGCAGGATGGGTAGTCGTCATGCAGGACGCTTCCGATTTAGCTGACATCAATCAAGAATACCGTTTATTGATCATACTTTTACTTGGTCTAGGACTTTTAGGTTGGGCTGTCATCTATCTTCTTTCCAAAAAGATCGTAAAACCGATTCAAGATGTCGCTCATGCCGCTTCGCAAATAAAAGAAGGAAATTATGAGGTCCAGCTGCAAACAGACGCAAAAGAACAGGAATTATATGAATTATTATCTTCTTTTAAAGAAATGACTAACCGTTTAACACAGCTCGAAAAACTTCGTGCAGAATTACTGGCTGGTGTCACACACGATTTAAAAACACCTGTCACATCGATCAGCGGTCTCGTCCAAGCCGTTAAAGATGGAATCGTTACAGGAGACGAACAAAAAGAATTTCTGGATATAACACTAAAGGAAGTCCATCGCCTCCAAACAATGATTGAAGATCTACTAAACTTTAATTCTCTCTCTGCCGGTGCATTCACGATCCGAAATGAAAAATGCAACATGAATAAACTTGTTGAGGATATCGTACATCAGTGGAAAATCACTTTGAATGATGAGATAGACTTGGATGTGGAAGTTCCTGTCGAGCCAATTTTTAAAGAAACGGATCCCCTACGCTTGCAGCAGATCTTGATCAATCTATTAAACAACTCTTACCAAGCTTTAGGTGAACAACGCTCTATCACCGTCTCATTAACAGAGCACTCAATTGATGTTAAAGATACCGGATCAGGAATTCCAGAAAAAGAACAATCATATGTATTTGAAAGGTTCTTTCGCGGAGAAATGAAAAAACTAAAAGTACGCGGGCTCGGATTAGGATTACCGTTCAGCAAAATGCTGGCAAAGGCAATGGGAACAGATTTAATTTTAAAGAAAAGCTCAATACAAGGAACCACTTTCTCAATTGTTTGGGAAAGGAAAAGCAGAATATAAATAATTAATAAAACAAATTGACAAGAACACTTGTTCGTATTATTCTATAGTTAGGTTAGATTTTCCAACGACTAACCTCCCCACCAGCAGACCGGCCTACCCAGCCGGTCGTTTCTTATTGGTTTCAACTTATCCATATAATCTTTTAATTTGTGTCGTACCTTTCCATGATTAATCTGTGTACTATTAACATTCAATAGGAGATATCATGATTCGAATACTTGCAGCTGACCACCAAAATAACCTTTTGATAGATCCACCGATTGAGGAATTGCGCAATAAAAAGATAAAATGGTAAACAAGAATTAATAAAGGAAAAGTGTTTTTTCTTTCAGATCTATATAAAAAGACAAACCTGTCAAAAAGGCTTGTCTCTCAATTGAATTTTTTTATTTATGCTGTAGCAATACTTTATTGTTTGTAAGCCAGTTTTCAATTTCATCAAATAAATGTAACGAATTTATTGTTACCGGTGATCTTGGAATGTGATCTATAATTTGGATTATAATTTCCTCTACGCTCTTTGCTTCAATCAAATGCACGTAATCAGGAATAAATGAATTTAGAGCATTGTAATATTGTTTGTGAGGTTCTACTATTTCAAGATTCTGTTCAAAATTACCTCGTTTTCTTGTAACATCATTTTCTTTACGATGGATTAAATTATTTTTGTCTGTGTAAAGATAGAAGTACTTATCAGGAAATCCGATATTTTTTTCCTTTATCTCATTACGATAAAATTCAGCTATAAAGCTTAAATCTAGATCAAATAATTTAAAATCAAAACACCAGTTATAGCTTAAGGGCTGAAAAATATCACCGTCAAGAAGAACAGTTTCATATGTTTTAAGTTTTTCTTGAGCGATCAGCCAGCGATCAACTTGACGTTCCAAATACCAAGTTTTCGACTCTGATTTTGGACGTTCAAATAAAAGGTTAACTTCCGGAATTACATATGTATTAGTACGTTTAGCCAATTCATTAGATGTTGTAGTTTTTCCAACTGCACTTGCCCCTTCAAAACAAATTAATGACATACTATCACCCCAATGTATATTTTTAAAAAATTTCACAAAAAAAGCTTCTACAAACAAGTATTGGCTGCAGAAACTTTTTCTTTTAAACAATTAAAAATCCAGACGCTGTCTCTTCGTCCACAGCCAGATTCCTGTGACAATGTGAATGGCTAATACAACGAATACTGCTCCATAATGATCTGTCATCCAGCTCACCAAAAACACAATCGGCAATGCGAGAAGTAAACTAACAATTATCAAAACCCATGATGTTCGTGCGAGGGCTACCAGATATAAGATAACGGGCAAAAAGACAAAAAACCAAAACAAAACAGTTTGAATTCCAGACATAACTTCCCCTCCGCTTTTCATTATATAAGGGGTTCGTTACTTTCTCCACTTTTTTTAGGCTATAATGCCGCTGGTATTTTTTCACTCGCTTCACTTACAGCTCGTCTTTCATTATCTTTCCTCACAAGGGCAGGTATCGTTATGGTATAGAACAAGCCAACAATTACCAATATGCCTCCAACAATATAATACAGGCTTTCGATGGTCAAAAAATTAGGGTATAAAGCTGCAATTAGGACTAAGGTTAACGATTGCAGCAGCATTTGAACAGGATTGATCCACCCCTGCACACGACCCATCATCTTCGGGTCAACGACCTTTGGAATCCAGCCTCCAAAACCAACATTGGCGAGCGGTAAGACAAATCCACAGAACCCACAAAGTATAAAAAAGCTCCATACGCTGTTAGATAATGCAATCGAACAAATTGAAATGCCCATCAGCAGGATTCCAAGGATGACAGTAACATATGACTTAATATTCTTTGCTATGAGAGTAGCAACAACACTGCCGATCATCACCGCCACACCAAATACGACCCCTAAGTAGATCAGCATTTGTTCATAGGTATCCGGTGCTAATTTATATTTTAAAATAAAAACCCACATTACTGAGAAACCGCCATTTACTATTCCGAACATTGAAGCTCCTGCAATGATGAACAACAATAACTTGTAGCCAGTAATGTATTTAAAACCGAGCTTATAATCATTCATCACGATTTGAAACTTTAATTCTTTTAAGCGATGCGATCCATTCGGAATTCTCGCTTTCTCGGGCATGCTGCATGATGTGATTATTACAGCTGCAACGATATATGTTAATGCATCAATCAATATACTTCCATATATCCCAAATGACCAATAAAGATAGACTGAGATCAAGTTGCCAAATAACATAAACACAGCTTGGACCATTTGCGTAAGCCCTGACGAAGTCGCATATTCATCATCTTTTAAAATTCCTTGAATCAATCCATACATCGCCGGATTAAAAAACTTATTGATAGCAGTACCGATAAACAATAAGCCAAAAGTGGCATAAATCCAATCCATGTAAACCGTTCCGAGCATCATGATGCATAGAACCCCGTTGATCCAGTTACAGTTCACTACAATTTTCTGCCGATCAAGACGATCTGCAAAAACACCGATAAACAAAAAAACTGTGAGCATCGGCAATGCGTACATTAATTCAACAACAGATGCATATGCAGGCTGATCGCTGAATCTGTCCAACAAGTAAAGCATAAAACTCGTGATAGCAATAACACTCCCAAGCTGCGAGATCGTGTTGCCAATGAAAAGCTTAGTAAATGCACGATTTTTGAAGATATCTGCAAACACTTTCACAATAGAAAAACTCCTTTTTATACTGGGATTTTCTCAGTTGCTGCCGATTCTTTTTCTGCATCCGTTGCTTCTTTTTCATATTTCGGCAACGTCATCATATAAAAGATACCTACGATAACCAGTGAACCGCCCACTACATAAAATAAGGACTCAACGGTTAAAATCTTTGGGAAGAACATCCCTATTAACATGAGAGTAACTGTTTGTGACAGCATCATTAATGGTGTAATCCAGCCTTGCACCCGTCCCATCATTTTTGGGTCTACAATTTTAGGCAGCCACCCGCCGATCCCGATGTTTACTAGCGGAATTGACAGACCGGTAATAGCTGTAATTCCTAAGAACACCCACACATTTTCAGCTAAGGCACATGCCCCAAGACTAAGGCCACCTCCAAATAGCCCCAAGATGATTGCCGTGGAAAGCTTTATCTTTTTGGCAATCATTGAACAAAGCACACTTCCAATAAGTACCGAGATCCCAAACACAATACCCATCCACATCATCATTTGTTCATAATTATTTGGTGACAATTTGTATTTCATAATAAAGGCCGGCATTACCGACAATCCGCCATTTACCACTCCGAACATGAAAAAACCAAGAATCAGGGAGAGCAATAATTTTGAGTTTTTTATATAAACAAAGCCACCTGCAAAGTCTTTCCATACCATTTTGATATTGATATCTTTAAACTTATGATTTCCATTCGGCAAACGAACATCTTCTTTAATTTTCATGCTCGTGATCAACCATGCAGAGATAATGTATGTAATGAGATCAAATGCAATCGCGCCTTGAATACCAACGGACCAATAAATAAAAATAGCAATCATATTTCCAAACAGCATGAACATACTTCCTACCATTTGATTGAGCCCTGCTGAAATGGCATATTCGTCTTTCGATAAAATCCCTTGTACCATCGCCTGATCCGCCGGGAAAAAGAACTTTCCGACTGCGCTTCGCAAGAATAGAATCGCAAAAACGAGCGGCATCCAATCCAGCCAGATCGCACCCATGAGCGCCACACAAAGAGCAGCACAGAGCCAATCACAATATAAAGCGATTTTCTGACGGTCCATTCGGTCTGCCAATACTCCAACAATAAAGAAGACAGCGAGCGTTGGCAGTGAATACATCAGTTCTGCCATTGTGGCATATATAGGCTGTTCACCAAATTTATCAAGCAAATAAAACATAAACGCTGTCACACCAATGATGCTGCCCATCGTAGAAGTAAATCCTGCAAAAAACAGTTTACTGAAATTGCGGTTCTGAAATATTTTCATAAAATCCTTCATAACTAACCCCCGATTGTACGAACTTCCACACTACACTTACCATTTTCTACCTAATTCCAACTTTTGTAAATGTTTTTTTAGGTTGAACTTTCGGCATTATGACGATACTCTAGACAGAGAGCAAAATAGAGAGGATACTGACATGATTCATTTATTTTCACATAATGATTTAGATGGAAAATCTTGCGGCTATTTGGCCCAGCTGGCTTTTGGAGACAACTGCAAAATATCGTATTGTTCTCATGGAACGATTAACGACCGCGTTGAGCAGCTGTTAGATAATCCAAAAGAAAGAAAAACGGAAATTATCATTACAGATATTGCTGTAAACGAAGACTTGATGATGCGTCTTGATGAAAGATCAAACGCTGGAGGCAAGGTAAAACTTATTGATCACCATGCAACAGCTTTACACTTCAACGGCTTTGACTGGGGGCACGTACAAGTTCGTTATGACGACGATCGCCTAACGTGTGCTACTTCTCTTTTCTATGAATATTTAGTAGAAAACGGAAAATTAAAACAAACTGGTGCACTTCAAGAGTATGTTGAACTTGTAAGACTTTATGACACTTGGGAATGGTTTGATGAAAAGATCGAAGCAAAACGCTTGAATGATCTATTCTTTA
Protein-coding sequences here:
- a CDS encoding MBL fold metallo-hydrolase, translated to MTKDYQSKHFTLEKVRDGIYGAIAKDGGGAVGNAGFIDLGDQTIIFDTFNTPQAALDLKNMAEELTNRPITWVVNSHYHGDHIRGNQVFSSSHILASETTFTEMKENHPARIEKQKLDLAGLEGHIKKLKQQYEETKDQELKFEISFLEEIAISLPGLQLTLPQYTFEESFTIYGSKRTAKIYTMGGAHSYCDSFLYIPEDRVIFTGDLLVIDTHPALFEESDVDNWLRILNQFDTWDIDAAIPGHGPVGSKSDFHLISQYLEDIREIAGNTESIESIEIPLAYRHWSFSSLFRNNVQNLKKLIKTN
- a CDS encoding MFS transporter, coding for MKVFADIFKNRAFTKLFIGNTISQLGSVIAITSFMLYLLDRFSDQPAYASVVELMYALPMLTVFLFIGVFADRLDRQKIVVNCNWINGVLCIMMLGTVYMDWIYATFGLLFIGTAINKFFNPAMYGLIQGILKDDEYATSSGLTQMVQAVFMLFGNLISVYLYWSFGIYGSILIDALTYIVAAVIITSCSMPEKARIPNGSHRLKELKFQIVMNDYKLGFKYITGYKLLLFIIAGASMFGIVNGGFSVMWVFILKYKLAPDTYEQMLIYLGVVFGVAVMIGSVVATLIAKNIKSYVTVILGILLMGISICSIALSNSVWSFFILCGFCGFVLPLANVGFGGWIPKVVDPKMMGRVQGWINPVQMLLQSLTLVLIAALYPNFLTIESLYYIVGGILVIVGLFYTITIPALVRKDNERRAVSEASEKIPAAL
- a CDS encoding MFS transporter, producing the protein MKDFMKIFQNRNFSKLFFAGFTSTMGSIIGVTAFMFYLLDKFGEQPIYATMAELMYSLPTLAVFFIVGVLADRMDRQKIALYCDWLCAALCVALMGAIWLDWMPLVFAILFLRSAVGKFFFPADQAMVQGILSKDEYAISAGLNQMVGSMFMLFGNMIAIFIYWSVGIQGAIAFDLITYIISAWLITSMKIKEDVRLPNGNHKFKDINIKMVWKDFAGGFVYIKNSKLLLSLILGFFMFGVVNGGLSVMPAFIMKYKLSPNNYEQMMMWMGIVFGISVLIGSVLCSMIAKKIKLSTAIILGLFGGGLSLGACALAENVWVFLGITAITGLSIPLVNIGIGGWLPKIVDPKMMGRVQGWITPLMMLSQTVTLMLIGMFFPKILTVESLFYVVGGSLVIVGIFYMMTLPKYEKEATDAEKESAATEKIPV
- a CDS encoding acyl-CoA dehydrogenase family protein is translated as MTYLYEMYIKTKMQRDWFEKIDKLAQQFSERADQYDREGSFPFKNVDELKQVGYVSLTIPKEYGGEGLNLYEFVLLQERIAQGDAATALCLGWHLGGLLELAEERTWDEKAFRSLCEKVVQNQALLNRAATEPATGSPTRGGMPQTKATEDGADWIINGTKTFTSMAPALDYAIVSAQIGNSGKKGNFLIDMKQTGIKIEETWDTVAMRGTRSDDLVLENVRVRKEALVEEERGISGLPKAWLLHIPACYLGIAIAARNEAVHFAKTYKPNSLPGPIGEVPEVQRKIGEMELELFKARELMYSVAAKWVNEPETRMEMGPSLMAVKHVATNSAAKVVDLAMRIVGARSLAMSSPLQRHFRDVRAGLHNPPMDDMVISALAQRALNSKGD
- a CDS encoding HAMP domain-containing sensor histidine kinase — its product is MKNKKRTTLLRYWTTRYLITLFAGLFILAAGSLWWIRHTTLENRLNIMEYLAVETADRIAHSDRNDDFGMFNRRLEERASVLQMEKQPELFITDLEGNVLNKRPPRKGRLPDNEPFHELQVIPSGILKNDKSVQKIEMAGASIYSVKKPVIYDNNQAGWVVVMQDASDLADINQEYRLLIILLLGLGLLGWAVIYLLSKKIVKPIQDVAHAASQIKEGNYEVQLQTDAKEQELYELLSSFKEMTNRLTQLEKLRAELLAGVTHDLKTPVTSISGLVQAVKDGIVTGDEQKEFLDITLKEVHRLQTMIEDLLNFNSLSAGAFTIRNEKCNMNKLVEDIVHQWKITLNDEIDLDVEVPVEPIFKETDPLRLQQILINLLNNSYQALGEQRSITVSLTEHSIDVKDTGSGIPEKEQSYVFERFFRGEMKKLKVRGLGLGLPFSKMLAKAMGTDLILKKSSIQGTTFSIVWERKSRI
- a CDS encoding response regulator transcription factor translates to MKKIMVVEDEETISRVLSVYLKHEGHEVLQAFDGESALMMFNDLAPHLVLLDVMLPDRDGWSVLQEIRQISSCPVIMLTALGDIDYRLKGLNQGADDYITKPFIGEEVVARINAVLRRSAHVLETENTKQYGSLSIHLDSHAVKINGETVVLTPKDLSLLIFLATRPNRTFTRDNLIENVWGLDYDGSDRAVDLAIKRIRQALASWPVSQGEIRTLRGLGYQFGVYEK
- a CDS encoding chloramphenicol acetyltransferase; protein product: MKFFKNIHWGDSMSLICFEGASAVGKTTTSNELAKRTNTYVIPEVNLLFERPKSESKTWYLERQVDRWLIAQEKLKTYETVLLDGDIFQPLSYNWCFDFKLFDLDLSFIAEFYRNEIKEKNIGFPDKYFYLYTDKNNLIHRKENDVTRKRGNFEQNLEIVEPHKQYYNALNSFIPDYVHLIEAKSVEEIIIQIIDHIPRSPVTINSLHLFDEIENWLTNNKVLLQHK